In one window of Egicoccus sp. AB-alg2 DNA:
- a CDS encoding HPr family phosphocarrier protein — MPKRTVTLPNPSGLHARPAKVFAKAAAAAPGEVTLAKGDREVNASSVLSVLTLDCHQGDTITVGVEGEDAEATLDELVALIESGLGEGTAA, encoded by the coding sequence ATGCCGAAGCGCACCGTCACCCTGCCCAACCCCAGTGGCTTGCACGCCCGCCCCGCGAAGGTGTTCGCGAAGGCGGCCGCGGCGGCGCCCGGCGAGGTCACCCTCGCCAAGGGCGACCGTGAGGTCAACGCCAGCTCCGTGCTGTCCGTGCTGACCCTCGACTGCCACCAGGGCGACACGATCACGGTGGGCGTCGAGGGCGAGGACGCCGAGGCGACACTCGACGAGCTCGTGGCACTGATCGAGTCCGGACTCGGCGAAGGGACGGCCGCGTGA
- a CDS encoding UdgX family uracil-DNA binding protein (This protein belongs to the uracil DNA glycosylase superfamily, members of which act in excision repair of DNA. However, it belongs more specifically to UdgX branch, whose founding member was found to bind uracil in DNA (where it does not belong), without cleaving it, appears to promote DNA repair by a pathway involving RecA, rather than base excision.) encodes MVEQPDTAAVLIPPDASLDELARIAAGCTACDLHLTGTQTVFGEGAPDAELVLVGEQPGDREDQEGHPFVGPAGRELDRALESVGLGETAQYRTNAVKHFKWSERRGKRRIHEKPNRIEIRACLPWLQAELARTSPRVLVLLGATAAQAVLGPQVKVTKARGRLHVGPHRLPAIPTVHPSSVLRARSDADRFAAREAFEDDLAAVATLLDAGPAALAASETVDDLRVLAAELELAVPSGARKADLVDAVAAAFADRAA; translated from the coding sequence ATGGTGGAGCAACCGGACACCGCGGCGGTACTGATCCCGCCGGACGCGTCGCTGGACGAGCTGGCCCGGATCGCGGCCGGCTGCACGGCCTGCGACCTGCACCTGACGGGTACGCAGACGGTCTTCGGCGAGGGCGCGCCGGACGCCGAGCTCGTGCTGGTCGGCGAGCAGCCGGGCGATCGGGAGGACCAGGAGGGCCACCCGTTCGTCGGTCCGGCCGGCCGCGAGCTCGACCGGGCGCTGGAGTCGGTCGGGCTGGGCGAGACGGCCCAGTACCGCACGAACGCCGTCAAGCACTTCAAGTGGTCGGAGCGGCGCGGCAAGCGGCGCATCCACGAGAAGCCGAACCGCATCGAGATCCGCGCCTGCCTGCCGTGGCTGCAGGCGGAGCTGGCACGCACCAGCCCGCGGGTGCTGGTGCTGCTCGGCGCCACCGCCGCCCAGGCGGTGTTGGGCCCTCAGGTCAAGGTCACCAAGGCGCGCGGACGCCTGCACGTCGGCCCGCACCGGCTGCCGGCGATCCCGACGGTGCACCCGTCGTCGGTGCTGCGCGCCCGCTCGGACGCCGACCGGTTCGCCGCCCGCGAGGCGTTCGAGGACGACCTCGCCGCGGTCGCCACGCTGCTGGATGCCGGACCGGCCGCGCTGGCGGCGTCCGAGACCGTCGACGACCTGCGCGTGCTGGCCGCGGAGCTGGAGCTGGCCGTGCCGTCAGGTGCACGCAAGGCCGACCTGGTCGACGCGGTGGCGGCCGCCTTCGCGGACCGGGCGGCCTGA
- a CDS encoding aminoglycoside phosphotransferase family protein encodes MTVGAFGDDLAVVRELGSRADGRDWLQALPALVADLARDWRLRIGAPWPEGRTAWTAPAVTSDGREVVLKVVWPHPEAAGEAAALTHWSGHGAVRLLRHDPSRWALLLSRCRPGVSLRDHDAPADVRLRTAATVLRRLWDVAPPTPPLPVHLVPELATVAASWAALAESRLAATDGRHDPGLARHGIALLRSLPSVETSVMLHGDFNPGNVLSDAAAGWQAIDAKPMLGDPAYDPWPLLTQLDAPFAAPDPAARLAERYRRFGALVGVAPQRLAAWSVARTIEMALWQDHHGRHAEAAAAFGQASVLARVDERLPG; translated from the coding sequence GTGACCGTCGGGGCGTTCGGCGACGACCTCGCCGTCGTCCGCGAGCTGGGCAGCCGCGCCGACGGGCGCGACTGGCTGCAGGCCCTGCCCGCCCTGGTCGCGGACCTGGCGCGCGACTGGCGGCTCCGGATCGGTGCGCCGTGGCCCGAGGGGCGCACCGCCTGGACGGCCCCGGCCGTGACCAGCGACGGCCGGGAGGTCGTGCTGAAGGTGGTGTGGCCGCACCCGGAGGCGGCCGGCGAGGCCGCCGCCCTGACGCACTGGTCCGGCCACGGCGCCGTCCGGCTGTTGCGGCACGACCCGTCGCGCTGGGCGCTGCTGTTGTCGCGCTGCCGTCCCGGCGTGTCGCTGCGCGACCACGACGCCCCGGCCGACGTGCGCCTCCGCACGGCGGCCACGGTCCTGCGACGGCTCTGGGACGTCGCCCCGCCGACGCCGCCCCTGCCGGTGCACCTGGTGCCGGAACTCGCCACGGTGGCTGCGTCCTGGGCCGCGCTGGCCGAGTCGCGGCTGGCGGCGACGGACGGCCGCCACGACCCCGGCCTGGCGCGCCACGGCATCGCGCTGCTCCGGAGCCTGCCGAGCGTGGAGACCTCGGTGATGTTGCACGGCGACTTCAATCCCGGCAACGTGCTCAGCGACGCGGCGGCGGGCTGGCAGGCCATCGACGCGAAGCCGATGCTCGGCGACCCGGCCTACGACCCCTGGCCCTTGCTGACCCAGCTGGACGCACCGTTCGCGGCGCCCGATCCGGCGGCCCGGCTCGCGGAGCGGTACCGGCGCTTCGGCGCGCTGGTCGGCGTGGCGCCGCAGCGGCTCGCGGCCTGGTCGGTCGCCCGGACGATCGAGATGGCCCTGTGGCAGGACCACCACGGCCGCCACGCCGAGGCCGCGGCCGCCTTCGGGCAGGCGTCCGTGCTGGCGCGCGTCGACGAACGGCTGCCGGGGTGA
- a CDS encoding PTS sugar transporter subunit IIA, with protein MTTTIADLIDTQLVTTDLAATDRDGAIAELTALLAADGRVTDPDTYVKAVLAREEETGGTGMESGIAIPHAKSPAVTRAAVAFGRSGSGLDFGAEDGTPADLVFLIAAPEGADDLHVRVLSRLARRLIHSAFRTALREADSSAAVVDVIHREVEL; from the coding sequence GTGACCACGACCATCGCCGACCTGATCGACACCCAGCTGGTGACCACCGACCTGGCCGCCACCGACCGCGACGGCGCGATCGCGGAACTGACCGCGCTGCTCGCCGCCGACGGGCGGGTGACCGACCCCGACACCTACGTCAAGGCCGTGCTGGCCCGCGAGGAGGAGACCGGCGGGACCGGCATGGAGTCCGGGATCGCGATCCCGCACGCCAAGAGCCCGGCCGTGACCCGCGCCGCCGTCGCCTTCGGCCGCAGCGGGTCGGGCCTCGACTTCGGGGCCGAGGACGGCACCCCGGCCGACCTCGTGTTCCTGATCGCCGCGCCGGAGGGCGCGGACGACCTGCACGTGCGGGTGCTCTCGCGCCTGGCACGTCGACTCATCCACTCGGCGTTCCGGACGGCCCTTCGGGAGGCGGACTCGTCCGCAGCCGTCGTCGACGTCATCCACCGGGAGGTAGAGCTGTGA
- the pfkB gene encoding 1-phosphofructokinase, with product MIVTLTPNPSLDRTLEVTELRRGAVLRATRVLVQPGGKGINVARALQANGVRTRAVVPLGGHEGDQLLDTLRAQGLDVVAVTTAGAVRTNVSVVEPDGVVTKINAPGHPLGRDEVAALTKATVAAIEGADWVAGCGSLPPGTADGFYAELTRSAHHAGARVAIDTSGPALRAALAAGPDLIKPNAEELAQVTGRAVETLGDAVQAADELRELGAGTVVVSFGADGAVLVDAAGTWHATTPPITPRSAVGAGDALVAGLLASPRLDADALRRGVAFGTAAALLPGTQLPGPDDLDLASVALHAVDPDRRLREPGGPR from the coding sequence ATGATCGTCACCCTGACGCCGAACCCGTCGTTGGATCGGACGCTCGAGGTCACCGAACTGCGCCGCGGCGCGGTCCTGCGCGCCACCCGCGTGCTGGTCCAGCCCGGCGGCAAGGGCATCAACGTCGCCCGGGCGCTGCAGGCCAACGGGGTGCGCACGCGCGCCGTCGTGCCGCTCGGCGGTCACGAGGGCGACCAGCTGCTCGACACCCTGCGTGCCCAGGGTCTGGACGTCGTCGCCGTCACGACGGCCGGTGCCGTGCGGACCAACGTCAGTGTGGTGGAACCCGACGGGGTCGTGACGAAGATCAACGCGCCCGGCCATCCGCTCGGCCGCGACGAGGTGGCCGCACTCACCAAGGCCACCGTCGCCGCCATCGAAGGCGCCGACTGGGTCGCCGGCTGCGGCTCGCTGCCGCCCGGCACCGCGGACGGCTTCTACGCCGAGCTGACCCGCAGTGCCCACCACGCCGGCGCCCGGGTGGCGATCGACACCAGCGGTCCGGCTCTGCGCGCGGCGCTGGCGGCCGGTCCCGACCTGATCAAGCCCAACGCCGAGGAACTGGCGCAGGTGACCGGCCGTGCCGTGGAGACCCTCGGCGACGCGGTGCAGGCCGCCGACGAGCTACGCGAGCTGGGCGCCGGCACCGTCGTGGTGTCGTTCGGTGCCGACGGTGCCGTGCTCGTCGATGCGGCCGGCACGTGGCACGCGACCACCCCGCCGATCACGCCCCGCAGCGCGGTCGGCGCCGGCGACGCCCTCGTCGCCGGCCTGCTCGCGAGCCCGCGGCTGGACGCCGACGCGCTGCGGCGCGGCGTCGCCTTCGGCACCGCCGCCGCCCTGCTGCCGGGCACGCAGCTGCCCGGCCCCGACGACCTCGACCTGGCGAGCGTGGCCCTCCACGCCGTCGACCCCGACCGACGACTGCGCGAACCCGGAGGACCACGGTGA
- a CDS encoding hemolysin family protein has protein sequence MNGIGVQLGLVAFLIVLNAAFAGSEIALISLREGQLARLEQRSAAGRVLAQLAREPNRFLSTIQIGITLAGFLASATAAVALAEPLVEPLSFLGRAARPAAIFSITLALTFVTLVFGELAPKRLAMQRAEAWGLLAARPLVVISKIVAPAIWLLSHATDLTVRLFRGDPDVDRQAVTSEEIRDLIATQETYTAEQRQIIDGALEVADRTLRQVLVPRARVVALPADTTVEEALQRLAAAGHSRAPVFTEDLDDADRTVSVLGMVGRSGTVQDHARPATALPESLNAVVALGEMQSARQQLALVVSEHGGVEGIITVEDLVEELVGEIYDEHDRDVLSVVHEPDGAVVVPGSFPVHDLEDLGIEVEAEDATTVGGLIVEQLGRIPVAGDEVELDGDRFEVLSVRRRIAERVRIQEQPNEPPPS, from the coding sequence GTGAACGGCATAGGCGTCCAGCTCGGGCTGGTCGCGTTCCTCATCGTCCTCAACGCCGCGTTCGCTGGCTCCGAGATCGCGTTGATCTCGTTGCGCGAAGGCCAGCTGGCGCGTCTCGAGCAGCGCTCGGCCGCCGGACGGGTGCTCGCGCAGTTGGCGAGGGAGCCGAACCGGTTCCTGTCCACGATCCAGATCGGGATCACGCTGGCAGGCTTCCTGGCGTCGGCGACCGCGGCGGTGGCGCTGGCCGAACCGCTGGTCGAGCCGCTGTCGTTCCTGGGACGCGCCGCCCGTCCGGCGGCCATCTTCTCGATCACACTCGCGCTGACGTTCGTGACGCTGGTGTTCGGTGAGCTGGCCCCGAAGCGGTTGGCGATGCAGCGGGCCGAGGCGTGGGGGCTGCTGGCGGCCCGGCCGCTGGTGGTGATCTCCAAGATCGTCGCACCGGCGATCTGGCTGCTGTCGCATGCCACCGACCTCACGGTCCGGCTGTTCCGCGGCGATCCTGATGTCGACCGGCAGGCGGTGACCAGCGAAGAGATCCGCGATCTCATCGCGACGCAGGAGACCTACACCGCAGAGCAGCGGCAGATCATCGACGGCGCCCTGGAGGTCGCCGACCGCACCTTGCGCCAGGTCCTGGTACCGCGCGCACGGGTGGTCGCGCTGCCCGCGGACACCACGGTGGAGGAGGCATTGCAGCGGCTGGCGGCGGCCGGCCACAGCCGAGCGCCGGTGTTCACCGAGGACCTCGACGACGCGGACCGGACGGTTTCGGTGCTGGGGATGGTCGGCCGGTCCGGGACCGTCCAGGACCATGCCCGGCCGGCCACTGCGCTGCCGGAGTCGCTCAACGCGGTCGTCGCGCTGGGCGAGATGCAGTCCGCGCGGCAGCAGCTGGCGCTGGTCGTGTCCGAACACGGTGGGGTCGAGGGGATCATCACCGTGGAAGACCTGGTCGAGGAGCTGGTGGGCGAGATCTACGACGAGCACGACCGGGACGTGCTGAGCGTGGTCCACGAACCGGACGGAGCTGTGGTCGTGCCGGGGAGCTTCCCCGTCCACGACCTGGAGGATCTCGGCATCGAAGTGGAGGCCGAGGACGCCACGACGGTGGGTGGCCTGATCGTCGAACAGCTCGGTCGCATCCCGGTGGCGGGCGACGAGGTGGAGCTGGACGGTGACCGCTTCGAGGTCCTCTCCGTGCGGCGACGCATCGCCGAACGGGTCCGAATCCAGGAGCAGCCGAACGAGCCGCCCCCGAGCTGA
- the ptsP gene encoding phosphoenolpyruvate--protein phosphotransferase, whose amino-acid sequence MSTLTGRAAAPGVALAPTFRIEPPAAAAPVPSTRTGPVDDEVARLDAALATARAQLEELAERVAAAVGEEEGEIFEAHAEFAADPELRSQAVQEITAGASAERGAITAFDRFRELLRGSSSELLAARATDLDDVRDRVVALLQGRDVAVPVPPTRSVVVAEELTPSQTASLPRELIAALVTETGSPTSHAAILARSLGIPAVVAVDGLLAAVADGDELAVDGRTGEVVVRPDPDHRAAVTKRLAEEDQRRTELAALRDEPGRTADGRHVEVAANIGSADDLPVAVEAGAQGSGLVRTEFLFQDRRTAPSVADQVGFYTQVLRAFPGHRVVFRTMDVGADKPLPFVHREPEENPALGLRGIRLHLSRAELLHDQLRALLRAKAQLADGSAGRLAVMFPLVSVVDELRRARAALEQVAAEEDVDLADVEVGVMVEVPSAALGADRLAAHADFLSIGTNDLLQYLFAADRLQAGVAHLADVCHPDVLALIGRVVAAGHAQGAWVGVCGEAASDPTVAAALVGLGVDELSMTRVAIPEVKDRLRRLTTQQCADAVAGALDEAEDGAGVRAYLEAALTEA is encoded by the coding sequence GTGAGCACGCTGACCGGGCGGGCGGCGGCCCCTGGGGTCGCCCTCGCCCCCACCTTCAGGATCGAGCCGCCGGCCGCGGCCGCGCCGGTGCCATCGACCCGCACCGGGCCGGTCGACGACGAGGTCGCCCGCCTGGACGCCGCACTGGCCACCGCCCGGGCCCAACTCGAGGAGCTCGCCGAGCGCGTGGCCGCGGCCGTCGGCGAGGAGGAGGGCGAGATCTTCGAGGCCCACGCGGAGTTCGCCGCCGACCCCGAGCTGCGCAGCCAGGCCGTCCAGGAGATCACGGCCGGCGCCTCCGCCGAACGCGGCGCGATCACCGCCTTCGACCGGTTCCGGGAACTGCTGCGCGGCTCGTCCAGCGAACTGCTGGCCGCACGCGCCACCGACCTCGACGACGTGCGCGACCGGGTCGTCGCCCTGCTCCAGGGCCGCGACGTGGCCGTGCCGGTGCCACCGACGCGCTCGGTCGTCGTCGCCGAGGAGCTGACCCCGTCGCAGACCGCCAGCCTGCCGCGTGAACTGATCGCCGCCCTGGTGACGGAGACCGGTTCGCCGACCAGCCACGCCGCCATCCTCGCCCGCTCGCTGGGCATCCCGGCCGTCGTGGCCGTGGACGGACTGCTGGCCGCCGTCGCCGACGGCGACGAGCTCGCCGTGGACGGGCGCACCGGCGAGGTGGTCGTGCGGCCCGACCCCGACCACCGCGCCGCGGTCACGAAACGCCTGGCGGAGGAGGACCAGCGGCGCACCGAGCTGGCCGCCCTCCGTGACGAGCCGGGCCGCACCGCCGACGGTCGCCACGTCGAGGTGGCCGCCAACATCGGCAGCGCCGACGACCTCCCCGTCGCGGTCGAGGCGGGCGCACAGGGCTCGGGGCTGGTCCGCACGGAGTTCCTGTTCCAGGACCGTCGCACGGCACCGTCGGTCGCCGACCAGGTCGGCTTCTACACCCAGGTGCTGCGGGCCTTCCCGGGCCACCGGGTCGTGTTCCGGACCATGGACGTCGGCGCGGACAAGCCGCTGCCGTTCGTCCACCGCGAACCGGAGGAGAACCCGGCGCTCGGCCTGCGCGGCATCCGGCTCCACCTCAGCCGCGCCGAGCTGCTGCACGACCAGCTGCGGGCCCTACTGCGGGCGAAGGCGCAACTGGCCGACGGCTCCGCCGGCCGGCTCGCCGTCATGTTCCCGCTCGTGTCGGTGGTCGACGAGCTGCGCCGCGCGCGGGCGGCCCTCGAGCAGGTCGCCGCGGAGGAGGACGTCGACCTCGCCGACGTCGAGGTGGGGGTCATGGTGGAGGTGCCCTCGGCCGCGCTGGGCGCCGACCGGCTCGCCGCCCACGCCGACTTCCTGTCGATCGGCACGAACGACCTGTTGCAGTACCTGTTCGCCGCCGACCGGCTGCAGGCCGGCGTGGCCCACCTCGCCGACGTCTGCCATCCCGACGTGCTCGCACTCATCGGTCGCGTGGTCGCGGCCGGCCACGCCCAGGGCGCGTGGGTCGGGGTCTGCGGCGAAGCGGCCAGCGACCCGACCGTGGCCGCGGCGCTGGTCGGGCTCGGGGTCGACGAGCTGTCCATGACCCGGGTGGCCATTCCTGAGGTCAAGGACCGGCTGCGCCGGCTCACGACCCAGCAGTGCGCGGACGCGGTCGCCGGAGCGCTCGACGAGGCCGAGGACGGCGCCGGCGTCCGCGCCTACCTCGAGGCCGCCCTCACCGAGGCCTGA
- a CDS encoding PTS fructose transporter subunit IIC, translating to MKLVAVTSCPTGIAHSEMAAEAIEVAAREQGHEIHVEVQGAAGGPPVDPAYVRGADAVIFAVDATVKDRDRFAHLPAVEVRTREAIDRPGQTVERAVAAAERAPARVGAGPGATPAGETAGGDHDVFASVTGRGTSKAEEVRRWLMTGVSYMIPFVVGGGILIALSFAIADAVAITEPDMQLFVVGEGVQTAGDLGVDTITWLGILLLTIGGIAFSMLVPILAGFIAFAMADRPGIAPGVVGGLIAVQVEAGFLGGLVAGLLAGGIVMALKKIPVKGTIKRMMPILVYPIVGILAVGVLMFLVVGEPVAAINAALTSWLQGMSGANQIVLGLILGLMMAFDMGGPVNKVAYAFGILSLEAGNYQVMAAVMAAGMTPPLGLALATVLRRKLFTEEEREAGEAAWVMGASFITEGAIPFAAADPLRVIPALMAGSAVTASLSFAFNATLQAPHGGIWVIGVIGNWALYLLAIAIGTVVTAVLVVLLKSLGRRTAEETTDAAAPAAVAS from the coding sequence GTGAAGCTCGTCGCCGTCACGAGTTGCCCGACGGGTATCGCCCACAGCGAGATGGCCGCGGAGGCCATCGAGGTGGCGGCCCGCGAACAAGGACACGAGATCCACGTCGAGGTACAGGGCGCCGCCGGTGGCCCGCCCGTCGACCCGGCGTACGTCCGTGGCGCGGACGCGGTCATCTTCGCCGTGGACGCCACGGTGAAGGACCGTGACCGCTTCGCCCACCTGCCGGCGGTCGAGGTCCGCACCCGTGAGGCCATCGACCGGCCGGGTCAGACCGTCGAGCGCGCCGTCGCCGCGGCCGAGCGCGCCCCGGCCCGCGTCGGCGCCGGCCCCGGCGCGACCCCGGCGGGGGAGACCGCCGGCGGCGACCACGACGTGTTCGCCAGCGTGACCGGCCGCGGCACCAGCAAGGCGGAGGAGGTGCGGCGCTGGCTGATGACCGGCGTCAGCTACATGATCCCCTTCGTGGTCGGCGGCGGCATCCTCATCGCGCTGTCGTTCGCGATCGCCGACGCGGTCGCCATCACCGAACCGGACATGCAGCTGTTCGTCGTGGGCGAGGGCGTGCAGACCGCAGGCGACCTCGGCGTCGACACGATCACCTGGCTCGGGATCCTGTTGCTGACCATCGGCGGGATCGCGTTCAGCATGCTGGTGCCGATCCTGGCCGGCTTCATCGCGTTCGCGATGGCCGACCGCCCCGGCATCGCCCCCGGCGTCGTCGGTGGCCTGATCGCGGTCCAGGTGGAGGCCGGCTTCCTCGGCGGGCTGGTCGCCGGGCTGCTCGCCGGCGGGATCGTCATGGCGCTCAAGAAGATCCCGGTGAAGGGAACCATCAAGCGCATGATGCCGATCCTCGTCTACCCGATCGTCGGCATCCTGGCGGTCGGTGTGCTGATGTTCCTCGTCGTCGGCGAGCCGGTGGCCGCGATCAACGCCGCGCTGACCTCGTGGCTGCAGGGGATGTCGGGCGCCAACCAGATCGTGCTCGGACTGATCCTGGGTCTGATGATGGCCTTCGACATGGGCGGGCCGGTCAACAAGGTCGCGTACGCGTTCGGGATCCTGTCGCTGGAGGCCGGCAACTACCAGGTGATGGCCGCGGTCATGGCGGCCGGGATGACCCCGCCGCTGGGACTCGCGCTGGCCACCGTGCTGCGCCGGAAGCTGTTCACCGAGGAGGAGCGCGAGGCCGGCGAGGCGGCCTGGGTGATGGGCGCGTCGTTCATCACGGAGGGCGCGATCCCGTTCGCGGCCGCCGACCCGCTGCGCGTCATCCCGGCCCTGATGGCGGGCTCGGCGGTGACGGCCTCCCTGTCGTTCGCCTTCAACGCCACGCTCCAGGCGCCGCACGGCGGGATCTGGGTGATCGGGGTCATCGGCAACTGGGCGCTGTACCTGCTGGCCATCGCGATCGGCACGGTCGTGACCGCGGTGCTCGTCGTCCTGCTGAAGTCGCTGGGCCGCCGCACCGCCGAGGAGACCACCGACGCCGCGGCCCCGGCCGCCGTCGCCAGCTGA
- a CDS encoding DeoR/GlpR family DNA-binding transcription regulator: protein MYAEERRQVIVDRARRDGRVEVARLAADFAVTTETVRRDLTELEAAGLLRRVHGGAIPVERLRHEAAVVERAARMAAEKARIAKAALAHVPHDATLLLDAGTTTQALAAALPDDRDLTVVTNSLPIATELAPRPRIRLHLLGGRVRERTLATVDDWTLRTLRDLTPDVAFVATNGLSVAGGLTTPDPSEAGVKRAMVEAGRRVVLLADHSKLEQDHFVRFADVADVDVLITDAQADPAHCEALEAAGLEVVRA, encoded by the coding sequence GTGTACGCCGAGGAACGCCGACAGGTCATCGTCGACCGTGCACGCCGCGACGGGCGCGTCGAGGTGGCACGACTCGCCGCGGACTTCGCGGTCACGACCGAGACCGTGCGGCGTGACCTGACCGAACTGGAGGCGGCCGGCCTGCTGCGGCGCGTGCACGGCGGTGCCATCCCCGTCGAGCGCCTGCGTCACGAGGCCGCGGTCGTCGAGCGCGCCGCCCGGATGGCGGCCGAGAAGGCCCGGATCGCCAAGGCCGCCCTCGCTCACGTCCCGCACGACGCCACGCTGTTGCTCGACGCCGGCACGACCACCCAGGCGCTGGCCGCGGCGCTGCCCGACGACCGCGACCTGACCGTGGTGACCAACTCGCTGCCGATCGCGACGGAACTCGCCCCCCGCCCTCGCATCCGCCTGCACCTGCTGGGCGGGCGGGTCCGCGAGCGCACCCTCGCCACGGTCGACGACTGGACGCTGCGCACGCTGCGCGACCTGACCCCCGACGTGGCGTTCGTCGCCACCAACGGGCTCAGCGTGGCCGGCGGCCTGACGACACCTGACCCTTCCGAGGCCGGCGTCAAGCGCGCCATGGTGGAGGCCGGACGGCGGGTCGTGCTGCTCGCCGACCACAGCAAACTGGAGCAGGACCACTTCGTCCGGTTCGCCGACGTCGCCGACGTCGACGTGCTGATCACGGACGCGCAGGCGGACCCGGCGCACTGCGAGGCGCTCGAGGCCGCCGGCCTGGAGGTGGTGCGCGCATGA
- a CDS encoding potassium/proton antiporter produces the protein MSVTLPVDAPVLVVGALLVAAVLVAGLSDRLRVPGALLSLGLGMLLGSDGFGWVPFGDVALARDLGVIALVVILFEGGLTTKPADLRRGGLPGFVLSNLGVLITAAVTAGALVLLLDVGWRTGFLLGAIVGSTDAAAVFDLLRRTPLPRRIASALEVESGANDPFAVVLTISILATADAPLDWTEWFTFGARQLVGGLAFGALAGAFGVVLLRRWRLRAQALYPLLAFAVAAVAYGSAAVAGASGFLAVYVAGLAIGAWVPRERRVIRNFATTLANSADLGLFLMLGLLVFPSQLGEVAGPALAATAVLLFVSRPVATMVCLTPFGFGWREQVVASWAGLRGAVPIVLATFPLTAGYPAGATIFNVVFFVVLVSVALQGVTVAPLVRRLGLEEDRPAWENLAEALPIESLDVHLVELTVAEELPICGRRLREVPVPEGMLITTLVRGHAMLVPTGATRLHPDDQLVITVAASEDAAALVSRWARDRRHQTVDGEEAP, from the coding sequence TTGTCGGTCACCCTCCCGGTCGATGCGCCGGTGCTGGTCGTGGGCGCGCTGTTGGTGGCGGCGGTGCTCGTCGCGGGGCTCTCCGACCGGCTGCGCGTCCCGGGCGCGCTGCTGTCCCTCGGGCTGGGGATGCTGCTGGGCAGCGACGGGTTCGGTTGGGTGCCGTTCGGTGACGTCGCGCTGGCCCGCGACCTCGGGGTCATCGCGCTGGTCGTGATCCTGTTCGAGGGTGGGCTGACGACGAAACCGGCCGACCTGCGCCGCGGTGGTCTGCCGGGGTTCGTGCTCTCGAACCTCGGCGTGCTGATCACCGCGGCCGTCACCGCCGGTGCGCTGGTGCTGCTGCTCGACGTCGGCTGGCGGACGGGGTTCCTGCTGGGCGCGATCGTCGGTTCGACCGACGCCGCGGCGGTCTTCGACCTGCTGCGTCGCACCCCGCTGCCGCGGCGTATCGCGTCCGCGCTGGAGGTCGAATCGGGCGCGAACGACCCGTTCGCGGTCGTGTTGACGATCAGCATCCTCGCCACCGCCGACGCGCCGCTGGACTGGACGGAGTGGTTCACGTTCGGTGCCCGCCAGCTGGTCGGTGGCCTGGCCTTCGGCGCGCTCGCCGGCGCGTTCGGCGTGGTGCTGCTGCGGCGCTGGCGGCTGCGGGCTCAGGCGCTGTACCCCCTGCTGGCCTTCGCGGTCGCGGCCGTGGCCTACGGCAGCGCCGCCGTGGCGGGCGCGTCCGGGTTCCTCGCGGTCTACGTCGCCGGCCTGGCAATCGGCGCGTGGGTTCCACGGGAGCGGCGCGTCATCCGCAACTTCGCCACCACGCTGGCCAACAGTGCCGACCTGGGGCTGTTCCTGATGCTCGGGCTGCTCGTGTTCCCGTCGCAGCTGGGCGAGGTGGCCGGTCCTGCGCTGGCCGCCACGGCTGTGCTGCTGTTCGTCTCCCGCCCGGTCGCGACGATGGTGTGCCTGACCCCGTTCGGGTTCGGCTGGCGTGAGCAGGTGGTCGCGTCGTGGGCCGGTCTGCGCGGCGCCGTGCCGATCGTGCTGGCGACGTTCCCGCTGACGGCCGGCTACCCGGCGGGCGCCACCATCTTCAACGTGGTGTTCTTCGTCGTGCTGGTCTCGGTCGCCCTGCAGGGCGTCACGGTGGCGCCGCTGGTGCGTCGCCTCGGGCTGGAGGAGGACCGGCCGGCCTGGGAGAACCTCGCCGAGGCGCTCCCGATCGAGTCGCTGGACGTGCACCTCGTGGAGTTGACCGTGGCCGAGGAGCTCCCGATCTGTGGCCGGCGGCTTCGCGAGGTTCCCGTGCCGGAGGGCATGCTGATCACCACGCTCGTGCGGGGACACGCGATGCTGGTGCCGACGGGGGCGACGCGGCTGCACCCCGACGACCAGCTGGTGATCACCGTGGCGGCCAGCGAGGACGCCGCGGCGCTGGTCAGTCGGTGGGCCCGCGACCGGCGCCACCAGACCGTCGACGGTGAGGAGGCGCCGTGA